GTTATTTTTGTCTCTTGAGCAGCTCCAATCCACACGAATAAAGCAATAAACAGCAGAAGTGGGTTGAAAAAGAGGCCAAATATACCAAATAGAACAGCTATGCCCTGACCTAAAGTTGCAGCGTACTGTGTAGCTTTTGCATATGGCAATCGCATGGCAAGTACAGATCTTAAGACGCGACCGCCGTCCATTGGAAATGCCGGGATCATATTGAAAATGACTAAAAAGATATTAACCGCCATGATGCGCTCAGCAAACGAAGCGGACGCACCTGCCAATTGACTCAGAGGCGTGAAACCTTCTGTAAAGTACAAAAAAACGCCAAGTGCGGCAGCAATGACAATATTCACTGCAGGCCCTGCCAAAGCCACATAGAGCTCCTGTCGAGGCTCATCAGGCATCTTTTCAAGCCGCGCTACACCTCCTATCGGAAGCAGAATGATATCACGGGTTTGGATACCAAACTTTCTGGCTGTTAATGCATGCCCCAACTCATGTAAAACAACGCAGCCAAATATGACCAGGATGAAAAAAATGCCTGCTACAGCTGCGTTTACGGAGCCGCTTTGATTGTAATACACGAATGCAATCCATGCCAGTAACAAAAAAAATGTAAAATGAATGAAGACATCAATTCCAGCCAGCTTGCCAATTTTTATTGACCATCTCATTTTTCAGACCTTTCATCGAAGTAATAAATTTTCAACGCCAGCATCGCTGTTACTGTATGCAGCATAATCAGGAAGCGATTGTTTGAACGAATCTTTAAGTTTGGCAATGATGCCTTTTTGAATTTGGCGAACGCGCTCTCTTGAGATGCCAAATTGTTTTCCTATTTCTGAAAGCGTTTTGGGATCCTCTGCAAAAATTCGTTGGTTGAAAATATGCAGCTCACGCGGATCCATCTGTTTTCTGAATTTGGCAATGTGTTTCTTCAGAATGATCTGCATCTCTTTCTGTGACATTTTGTCCTCCATTGAATCTGAGGGCGTTTTCAGAAATTCGATGCGCGCTGTATCCGTGTCATCTGTCAATGGTGCATCTAATGAAACATCCCAGCCATTGATCCGCTGTTCCATTTCAACGACGTCCTTCTTAGGAACACCCAGCCTTTGTGAAATCAAGTCGGCACTTGGCTCATAGCCGTCATCTTCCAATTTTTGTTTTTCGCTTTTAAGTTTAAAAAATAACTTACGCTGTGCCTGTGTAGTTCCGATTTTAACCAGGCGCCAGTTATCCATAAGATGCTTTATAATATATGCCTTTATCCAAAACGCAGCGTAATAGGAAAATTTAACATTTTTTTCGGGTTTGAACTTCTCAACCGCCCTGATCAACCCTAAGTTTCCCTCTTGGATAAGATCCAGCAGATTTTGCATCCACAGATTGCTGTAGTCCATCGCAATCTTTACAACTAATCGAAGATTAGACGTCACCAATTGTTGAGCGGCGGATTTGTCTTCAGAACTGTGAAGTTTCCGAAAAAGGGCACGTTCCTCATCACGTGTTAAGAGCTTATATTTACTTATCCCCACAAGATATCGCTGAAAGGCATCTGTTGCCACGGATGTGCCCGAATTTTTAGGAGTGGACAGATGAGGTGGTGCCGACCCGTTTTTTTTGTCATTATGATGCAGCATACTATCGCTATATTGCTGATCATCGTCATTCGTTGAGTTTAATGAGGCGATTTTGTTATTCATGTTACCCTCCTTAAGTACAAGTCATGTCACGTTCTGCATTTCGCTGATTGAATGTCAATCTGGTATTAAAGCAAATTCTTCATTTTGCCCGTCTAAGTGCGGGCAAAATGATTAATTTGCAATGAATTACTTATTTTGGAAATTGGTTAACTTTGCTTGTCAGAACCGTAGCCTTTTCCAACGCCATGCATTTTAAGAAACTGATTCCATTCATTTTCGCTGATGGCGCCATCATTGTCTAAATCTATAGCATCAAAGCTCCAGCGAAGTTGCTCAGAATGGAAAGCGTCGTATTCGTCAAAAGACACCACTCCGTCTTCATTGCTATCCATCTCATTAAGGTTAGCCTTAAACATTGAGTGATCATGGTGTCCTGCCTGAACAGTCACAACAGAGCCAATAAATAATGCAATAGCTGAAAAAATGGCCATAGCAGGTATTATTAGGTAACTTTTCATTTTTTTCTCCTCTATTTGTAATTTTAAAGAATTGTTTAAGTTTTGTCTAAATTATGTAGAAGGTAAGCACCACCCATCAGCTGTCAATACACGCTTGCAAAATAATGACTTTTTTTTAGCTGGGGATGTTACAGGTCGCAAGCAGCTTCTGCCGGGGTAAGTGGATGTCCAGCAATTGGTTGGTAGCTGCTGGGTTTAACGGTTAGCAGGGATATATTTGAGTTGCACATAATCCGCTCAGCGGTATTTCCGACTATCAATCCATCAAGACCGGATCGCCCAACAGAGCCCATAATAACCAAATTGATTCGATAATCCTCTGCGATGCTGGCTATGTGCTTTTCAGGATCCCCCTGCCGCAGGTGAATGCGGTAGCGAAGCTGTTGCCGGCTGGTCTTCCTAAGGAAATCGACCAGGCATTTTCTCTGTTGATCCCGTGCTGCGATAAGCACACGACGCACCTGTTCATCATTTAAATGTTCATTTTTCCGCAATCGCTCACCCATTGGATGCCGCCAGCAGTTGAGAACATGAACCTTTTGACCCGCGTGAAGAGCAACATCGTTAACCAGTGTCATAATCTGTGTATTCAGGGCATTGCCAGTGACGCCAAATGCCCCTGAACAGAGCATTGGATCAACTGCTGCCAGCATTCTATTGGATCTAATTTCGGGATCGGGTCTGGAGATCAGAATCGGGGTAGTACATCTGCGCATCAGATGCATGGCTGTGCTGATTATTGCATGGTGAAGCAGCACATTTTTTTGTTTCGCGTCAAAGACGATAAGATCATGATGGTCGCGCTCGACTTCTCGTTCGACGGCCTCAGGAGGATCTCCCTGCAGAAATTTGGAATGTACACGGTGATTACGTAGTTGTAGTTTGGGATTTGCCTTACCACCCTGCTGCGCCTGAAGATCTGTTAACCACCCGTTCTGCAGAACTGGGTAACCCTTTAAGACGGCATTCGAGCGATCATGGTGCGGATCGACGATTTGAAGTATTTTAAGGTCAGAACCGCTGTTAGCTCCCAATGCAAGGGTTTGCCTCAATACGTCGATATTGGGCTTTGAAGCGGATACAATGACAATGTTTTTAAAAAGTGACATGAGCCTGTTTGACCCCTTTTTAGACATTTTGGTATTTATTGCACGCTTTACGAATAAATAATTGGCATGTTAATTTGATTGTCAATGTTTTGTCTATATTTTGTAAAGGAAAGTAGAAATTGCATTTCACCTGGCAGTGTCGACAGCAGCGATAACTGAACAATACGGCGTTTTCTGAAGCGCGATATACGAAAAAGACGACATATAGCTGAGCACACAACTTTTTAAGCAATGCGCTATGACAGGATTTCGGCAGTCGCATCAGCGGCTGCTTGATTTTGCTGAGGCGGTAGTTAGAATATATTAGCCTGTTTCATGTCACATTAATTGTTGGTAAATAAAGATGCTGTCAAATCGTTTCTTGAAAAAAATGGCGCTGTTCGCTCTGAGCTTGGGCGCTGTTTACATGCTTGCTTGCACCTATTTATGGGCGCGACAGGGTCATTTTATATTTACGCCCAGGCGCGAAATAAAAAAGACACCTGCAAATGTGCAGTTGGTGTATGAGGATGTTTATGTGGCCGTTAAAAGTGCTAACGGCCAAACGGAGCGGCTTCATGGTTGGTGGGTTCCGGGTCAAGATCCTACCGGAAAAGTGTTGCTCTATCTTCACGGCAGTGCCCTCAATATGGGGGCCAATGTTAACGCCTTGCGTCGTCTGCACAATTTAGGGTTTGCTGTCTTTATTGTTTCCTATCGCGGATACGGGTTAAGTGATGGTGAATTTCCATCAGAGGCGCTTTTGTATGCCGATGCCGAAGCATCCTGGAACTTTCTGGTGGTAAACAAGGGGATTAATCCAAAGAAAATATACATTTACGGTCATTCAATCGGAGGTGCAGTCGCCATTGACTTAGCCGTACGTTATCCGAGTGCGGCCGGGCTGATTGTAGAATCGACATTTACCTCGATTATTGATGTGGCGCGTCAAAAAACCAGATATCGCTTTTTTCCGTTGGATTTGATCGTTGATCAGCGTTTTGAATCGCTCACTAAAGTCCCTCGCCTGCGCATACCGACCCTATACATACATGGCACCGATGACCACTTGGTTCCGTTTGAAATGAGCCGCCTGCTGTATGAACACACGCCACATCCTAAATTTTTGACATTAATTCCGGGCGGAGGTCATAACAACAGTGCCACCGTCGGCGGCAATGCCTACTTGGTGGCCGTATCGGAATTCGTTGCAGCTACACGTCATTTGAATCCGCAGGAAAACCCTAAACAAACATCATCTTAGATGCAGCCGATATCCATCATCGCTTGATTTTCAATCGAATCGGGCCCTTAAACAGGGCCGGATCAACAGGCGCACCGGCCTGAAGAATATCAATTTTATCCCTATGCGCCAAGCGCCGAGCCGCCCGGCGCGTAGCTTCCAGCAATGGACGCCATTTATTCTCATCCATATCCCCCGCGTATTGCTGAGCCGCCTCACTAGGGCATATACTGGAAGATGCAGACCGAGAGTGCAGAAGCGTGATGATCGTTTTCTCAAGCGCCCTATCGATGTCGCTCAGGCCATTTTTTTGACAGCCACGTGAACAGTATTTGACCTGCCGCCAGGTACG
The Desulfobacterales bacterium DNA segment above includes these coding regions:
- a CDS encoding universal stress protein: MSLFKNIVIVSASKPNIDVLRQTLALGANSGSDLKILQIVDPHHDRSNAVLKGYPVLQNGWLTDLQAQQGGKANPKLQLRNHRVHSKFLQGDPPEAVEREVERDHHDLIVFDAKQKNVLLHHAIISTAMHLMRRCTTPILISRPDPEIRSNRMLAAVDPMLCSGAFGVTGNALNTQIMTLVNDVALHAGQKVHVLNCWRHPMGERLRKNEHLNDEQVRRVLIAARDQQRKCLVDFLRKTSRQQLRYRIHLRQGDPEKHIASIAEDYRINLVIMGSVGRSGLDGLIVGNTAERIMCNSNISLLTVKPSSYQPIAGHPLTPAEAACDL
- a CDS encoding DUF3253 domain-containing protein, which translates into the protein MKPTRKICVVCGREIQWRKKWRRTWRQVKYCSRGCQKNGLSDIDRALEKTIITLLHSRSASSSICPSEAAQQYAGDMDENKWRPLLEATRRAARRLAHRDKIDILQAGAPVDPALFKGPIRLKIKR
- a CDS encoding RNA polymerase factor sigma-32 → MNNKIASLNSTNDDDQQYSDSMLHHNDKKNGSAPPHLSTPKNSGTSVATDAFQRYLVGISKYKLLTRDEERALFRKLHSSEDKSAAQQLVTSNLRLVVKIAMDYSNLWMQNLLDLIQEGNLGLIRAVEKFKPEKNVKFSYYAAFWIKAYIIKHLMDNWRLVKIGTTQAQRKLFFKLKSEKQKLEDDGYEPSADLISQRLGVPKKDVVEMEQRINGWDVSLDAPLTDDTDTARIEFLKTPSDSMEDKMSQKEMQIILKKHIAKFRKQMDPRELHIFNQRIFAEDPKTLSEIGKQFGISRERVRQIQKGIIAKLKDSFKQSLPDYAAYSNSDAGVENLLLR
- a CDS encoding site-2 protease family protein, whose product is MRWSIKIGKLAGIDVFIHFTFFLLLAWIAFVYYNQSGSVNAAVAGIFFILVIFGCVVLHELGHALTARKFGIQTRDIILLPIGGVARLEKMPDEPRQELYVALAGPAVNIVIAAALGVFLYFTEGFTPLSQLAGASASFAERIMAVNIFLVIFNMIPAFPMDGGRVLRSVLAMRLPYAKATQYAATLGQGIAVLFGIFGLFFNPLLLFIALFVWIGAAQETKITQMKSAFSGVPVTNAMLTNFRSLDRHQTLERAVELTINGTQKDFPVTDRGDVIGVLTQSDLIAALSKHGPHALVSEAMQKHFVTVDSYDMLETAFTKLNDCNCHTLPVTRNNRLVGLLTMDNLGEYMRIQSALSN
- a CDS encoding EF-hand domain-containing protein — its product is MKSYLIIPAMAIFSAIALFIGSVVTVQAGHHDHSMFKANLNEMDSNEDGVVSFDEYDAFHSEQLRWSFDAIDLDNDGAISENEWNQFLKMHGVGKGYGSDKQS
- a CDS encoding alpha/beta fold hydrolase, whose translation is MALFALSLGAVYMLACTYLWARQGHFIFTPRREIKKTPANVQLVYEDVYVAVKSANGQTERLHGWWVPGQDPTGKVLLYLHGSALNMGANVNALRRLHNLGFAVFIVSYRGYGLSDGEFPSEALLYADAEASWNFLVVNKGINPKKIYIYGHSIGGAVAIDLAVRYPSAAGLIVESTFTSIIDVARQKTRYRFFPLDLIVDQRFESLTKVPRLRIPTLYIHGTDDHLVPFEMSRLLYEHTPHPKFLTLIPGGGHNNSATVGGNAYLVAVSEFVAATRHLNPQENPKQTSS